The nucleotide sequence GTCCAGCCTTTTGTCGATCAAAGAGGCGATGTTATACGCCACAGCGTTTCCAACTGGAACCCCCAACGCCGATACCTCTTCAGAGGCAGCTATATTTTTCGAGTTAGATTTTACCTCCTCTGAAAGATCTATATCCTTAGCAAAGTATTCCGTTAGATCCTTGAAAAATGGGATTCCCGTTGTGCCAGCGAGTGTATAACCTCCAACGTGAAGATTATTAACTTCCCTTATTAGGGTTTTCGCAAAAAAGTCAAGATCGGATATAATCTTTTGCAAGGCCTCATCCCTCATCTTTATGATGGCATGTAGTCCGCCTCCTTCCAAAGTTCCGGTAATGTCAATTTGCCTTTTTTGTGGATCTACCCACGCGACCCCGGAAAAACCCCATTGCCCGGTCTCTATTGCCGAAAGACTGTAGGACTTTCCACCATCGACAAGTACCCTGCCTCCTTTTGTCAGCACGGTAAACATGCCGAAATCATCTTCAAAATACGTGATTTTGAGCTTTCCAGACAGTTCCCTTAAGAGCACCTGCCTTTTGTCCATAAGGTTATTGTCTCCCTGAGTCCCCTGGGAATTTTCGAATATCCTTCTATTAAGTTCTGCTATCTCCTTGGTCATTCTATTTATATCCTCGATCTCAACTTTGAGTTTCTCGTCAAGCTCAATCT is from Thermodesulfobacteriota bacterium and encodes:
- the flgK gene encoding flagellar hook-associated protein FlgK, with product IGGAILGSGVHLKGVIRHANRYLERQLSEKNTELSENTIYRTYFDRIENLINEDHSKLSYAVTQFFNSWHELSLDPLSVTAREIVKANGENLARIIRDLYNNLFQIQIELDEKLKVEIEDINRMTKEIAELNRRIFENSQGTQGDNNLMDKRQVLLRELSGKLKITYFEDDFGMFTVLTKGGRVLVDGGKSYSLSAIETGQWGFSGVAWVDPQKRQIDITGTLEGGGLHAIIKMRDEALQKIISDLDFFAKTLIREVNNLHVGGYTLAGTTGIPFFKDLTEYFAKDIDLSEEVKSNSKNIAASEEVSALGVPVGNAVAYNIASLIDKRLDFETERSTFTDFLSALNSRLGQLARNANELEEFSRETYTMIEKQRESISGVSIDEEIANLIRFQYAYQAASRLFSAADELFRSIIEAVR